From the genome of Fusarium fujikuroi IMI 58289 draft genome, chromosome FFUJ_chr06:
GGATGTCGGGAAGTAGGCGGGGTTTTCGCCCTTCTGTCATCGAGAGACAGATCTCAATCCTATGCGCGTCAGCCACATATAACTTTGAGCATGGAACCACGTACCTCTGGCACTTCATCTCTGCCAACGCTGCAGTTCCAAAAGGCGATACCCCACCACGAAGTTCGAAAATCCGACATATCCCATCCATATGTTTCCTCGCAGTCTCAACATCTCCGAAACTCGACGCCGCCGACGCCAAATTAACGATAGCCCCCACCGTCGCCATGGCCGTTGCGGTGCTTTTATCCTGGAGACTGTGTTGTATACAGCGTAGTGTCTCGCCCAGATGATATCTCGTGAGTACGCTGAATTCAAGACCTTGGCAGACTTCTTTAAATGCTGATGCTGTGAAGAGAATAGAGTGGAGAGATACTTCGTGTGTGTGCATGTcgctgaggttgaagatgtgagACTCGCATTCGTGAGCGACTTTCATGTCTATGGCGTATCGACAGGGTTTTGACGTCGTGAAAGCTGATACCATGCCATTAGTTTCTGGATCGTTGATATAGAGTTCGTGAGAATACCTTGATATATCAACTCCAGCATATACGGCTTCAGCTCGAGTTCTGACCGCTGCAACAAAAGCTCTGGTGCCAGCTTTCGCGGGATAATCATTGTTGACAGACTATCCTTACCGGGTTTCTGGTCATTACACGGTTCTGCCGTTGAACCAGTACAGGGTACTGATATGAAAGATGCACTCCTATCGGCCTCCATAGTACGTTCCAGGCTCTTATCGGGATTCATGCGTCCTTGGGCCCGAGCTAGTCTGTCCGCTCGTGTATTCCTCCCGCGCATCGCATAGCTGCGAATCTTTCTCATGGTATCCCTGTCAGGCTTTCCAGAAGACGTGGTTATCACAAAGGTGGCCATATTGCATAAACTGGATCGTCAAGACGGATCTCCTCCTGGTATCGGTGGTTTCACTAATCACATGCTTTGTTTCTGATGCTATTCGGTCTCGATCCATGTTGAGAGTAAGCACTTCTGGTATAAGTTTCCCCGTAGTTCTTCCGTACCATTTGCTCAAAAGGGTTTAGAGGACTTGTTCTGGATCGTGATTGGAGCCTGTTCAGCAGCAAATGTGGCTAAGCGTCAGACTGGCAGTCGGCAATTCAGTTCAGTCTGTTAGTGACAAGCATTAATAGATTGACTGCCGCGCCAAGGCCGTACCATTTTCCCATATAGGAGTAGACTCTGGTATCTAAGCCTCTTATTAGTTTTGACTTCTGGTGAAAGCTCAGACTTCGAATTAATATGGATCTATAACATGGCTAGATCTTGTATAAATAGGGACGGCATCCTCTGCTGTATGGTGTATCTTTGCCTGAGCTTTATTAGCAACTACCTTCAATCCAAGTCTTCCGTCGCTTTCATTCTTCCAATCAGTCCCCTGCTTGCCCACTCTTATCAACATAATGTTTTGGTCCAAAGAACAAGACTTCAACCCCAAAAACATGCCCTCCCTCGAAGAAAAAGTCATCCTCGTTACAGGCGCCACCGCCGGTCTAGGCAAAGAATCCGTCCTCCAATTCGCCCACCACGATCCCTCGCGTATCTACCTCTGCGGCCGTAACCTACAAAAAGCGCAACTAGCAGCTCAAGATATCCAACATGCCGTCCCATCTGCTTCAATAAGAGTCCTCCCTCTCGATCTTTGCTCATTCGCTTCTGTAAAAGAAGCAGCGCGGATCGTGCTCTCGGAATCTGAAAGGCTTGATATCTTGATGCTCAACGCAGGCACTATGTTTGTCCCTCTTGATCGTACTGCAGATGGTTATGAGATTCAGTTTGGGACGAACCATATGGGTCATGCACTGCTCACGAAATTGCTCATTCCGCTCCTCGATAAAACAACCCGTATACCCGGTTCAGACGTAAGAGTTGTGTCTCTTGCATCCCATGGACACGTCTATCTAAACAAAGGCGGCATCAACTATGACACCCTCAAGACCGACGGCGAGTCAATTGGTCTTTATCAGTGCTACTACCAAAGCAAGCTTGCCAACATCCTTTGGGCACGGCAGCTAGCCAAAAAGTATCCGCGCCTCACGGTATCTGCAATTGATCCTGGTCTCGTGAACACAGAGTTGTTGGTGAAGGCGACGGGGATGGTTTGGTACTTATATGCAGTAGTGAGGTGCATGTTGATCACGCCTGTTTCAAAGGGTGCCAGGAATCAGCTTTGGGCATCGGTTGGGAACGGTGTTGTCAGTGGGGAGTACTACGAGCCTGTTGGGAAGCATGGCTTGGCGACGGAAGAGGggagagatgatgagttggCAGAGAAGCTCTGGGAATGGACTGAGAGGGAGCTGGCTACGGTTCTGGAGTAAACATCTTCTATGATGTGCTTTGTCTGTACgattaagttctttactatttatttcCCAACCTGTCATAGCCAACACGCAACAACCTTTCTAGAATTAACTAGTTGTCAATCGTTGTATATCCCTCGAACTTATCAAGTCCCTGACAATCTGCCATCCAACACTCTGATTGCGCATCTTATCGTACTCCCTCCCCATAAGCATACACCATTTCTTCATAAACCACGGCGCAGCCTCCCAACTCTTCATATCCCAAGGCGGATACGTATCCCTCACACTCTCGCCCTTCTCATGCTTCAATCGCCATATCGTCAACCCGCCTCGTTCATAAATATCCAGCTTAAGTTCCCAATTATTGAAGACATGCGGCATCGCAGCTGATAGCATTATTGCTCGCTCACGCAGGAATGGAATAGGAATTAGATCAAGGCTCGTGTGATGCGGGATTAAGATCTGCGCCATTGTTGGGCGAAGATGAATGGGGATACTGGTGTTGTCAAAGGTTGAGAGGATGTTTGAGCCTGCTTGTATGAGAGCTGCGTGGTTGAGAGTGGATGAGAGGTTGGGTTGGTAGAAGGGAGATATGTGTTCCACACTGCAGTTTGCGATGACGGATGGGTCTAGGCCAAGGGAGAGCGCGTTGGTGAGGCATGATGTGAAGATGGCTGCTGGTGAGAATTGAAGCATGTTCATGTAAAGGTCTGGAAAGTTGGGCTCGAGCTTTTTGGCAGAAGTGTCGATGGGTTCTAAGAGACTCTCATCGCACAAGGATATCTCCTCGATTGAGCTCTGCTGCTCAGAAGAGTCTACTGGTGAGAGATCCTCTCGTTTTAGAAGAGGTCTCAGGCGCTGTCCGCAAGTAGCTTTCGCTTGAGCCCTTTCCTGCTTCAATCGTATCCTCTCTTGTTTCTGTCGCTCTCCTACACGACCTTGTCAGTTACAACTACGATACATATAGGAATGTAACATACTATATGCTTTTTGCGCCTGGCGATTCTGCTCTCTCCGCGCCGTAGTAAGAACGCGACGCTTCGCTGGTGGAGCGTCACCATCCCTGCTACTCGTCCGCTTTCGAGATACTGTGTCATTCTCATTGGCCGAACTGCCTTTAATTGTATCGCTCATGGCTTGAAGGTGGACGTGGTTCAAGAACTATCTCATTGGAGCATGTCAGATTCGAGTTGTTCGTTGTTCTGACGCAATGAGACGATGTTAAGTCCGAAGTCCGTGGGGGCGAATTTGGCTTACGGTTTTTCAACCAATCAAAAGCTGCTACGCCAGTAAGCAACAGTGGCTTACGGTCCTGGCTCCATTCACCGATTGCATACCAAAGACGATAATGAATACGGAACGAGGAAATAGAGAAGTCAATATTAACGCCGCAATGTCGAGCACTATAAGTACCATAGTAGCACCTATGCCAAacccatctccatcatttCATCATTGAccaactcaacaccatcttaTTCACCATACACTCTTACCATGTCTACCAAGACCATCGCTGTCGTCGGCGCCACAGGCACCCAAGGAGGCTCAGTCGTGAGAGCATTCATCTCCCAACCCAACTGGCACGTCAAAGCCATCACTCGcagctcaacctcagccaAAGCCCAAGCCCTTCAAAGCCTCGGAGCCGAGGTCGTCGAAGCAGACATGAATGATCCAGAGTCTCTCATCAAAGCCTTTGAAGGTGCTCACGCAATCTTTGTCAACACTGACTTCTGGGCTCCTTACCGGACTGCTCTCGCTGAAGGCAAAGACCAGGCCACAGCTCAGCAAATCGGTTATGATACCGAGGAGCGACATGTCAAGAATGCGGCCTATGCTGCTTCCAAGACATCTACTCTTGAGAAGTACATTTACTCTGCTCTTGGTCCTATGAAGGATGTTTCCAAGGGGAAGTACTCCCATTGTCATCATTGGGAGACGAAAGCTGCGGCTGTCAAGTATATTAAGAACGAGATGCCTGAACTGGCTAAGAAGACGTCATATGTCTACATGGCTGCCTACGCTACAAACGCTTTCTTGTACCCCAAGAAAGATGCTGAGACGGGCGAGTATGTACTCGCGGTGCCAGCTTCCAAGAATCTTAGGTTGCCTATCATTGATATCGAAGGCTCTGCAGGATCTTTCGTCCGagctcttgttgagaatgaaCCCGTTGGAACAAAGCTTCTCGCTTATGACAGTGACCTGAATATCCTCGAGATCATGGACACCTGGAGCAGAGTCACCGGCCAGAAAGCTGTCTTCCAGTCACTGACGGAGGAGGAAATGCATAAGAAGACTGGTCTGCCTTACGAGGTTCTTGACGGAGCAGCTTACCTCGATGAGTATGGATACGTCGAGGGCGTCGAAGGGGCTATCACACCAGAGCAGTTGAGCAAACCTGTCAAGACAGATAGTTTCGAGGAATACCTTCGCAAGCAGGAACCAAAGACTTTGCTGTCATTTACATACGCAATGCCCGCGCCTCCGGCGGCGAAGTAAACGCTGGTGATGAAAATTGTTGGGGGCGAAAGGTATTCAATGCAGTGGAGGGTAGCATTCCGAAGGAATTCGGTCGTATTCCATAGCATCTACATCATAGGCTACGATGCGAGAGCTGAAAAAGTTCCCATGAATTGACCAATCGAATAAATTACGCCAAGTCCTCCATTGTAACCCTAAACACAAGCTCCGCCACGACAAGCCACGGAAAATGTCTTCCTGCGAGTCTGGAATAACTGCCGATAACTGAATCATGCTTGAAATCGGCTgacttaatataatctttgCGCTGGCTCTGTCGGGTGGCCCTTGCGGCTTATGCCAAGTCTCGAGGTGAAGCTAATCTGGGTGCATCGTGAGTTTTTCGATGACCTAATACGGTTAGTGGATTGTTTCCTAGATGAAGGATCTGCACTCGCGTTTCATCTGCCGATTCTAGAGGAGGATTTGGGGTCGGGGAGCGCTGGTAGGGCGGTTTGACGAGGATGGGCTGAGCCATGCCGCGTTGGTGAGATTAGGTTATGCAAATATTACGATAGACAGACCGGCTCCTTGCTCGATTTTGGAAACACCTATTGGCATAGGAGCGTGATACAAGCACCAGCTTTCAGGTCTGTCTATCAATTCAAAGCTACACTCTGAATAACACTTTAGATAGCTTGAGGACCTGGTCTTTGATAAAGCTCTGGTCAACTTGAAGCCTCAAGGTTAACTGTCTAAGCCCGAAGCAATAATTACAGCCAACGCCAAGAGCCCACAGCAAGAGCCCAAAATAAGAAGCAGGTCTCATGTCCAATGCATGGTTGGAATCCAACAACAAATAATGGACCCCAATCTAAAAGTGCCACGCTCTGTTCCTTTGAGGCGAAGCATCATGAGCTTCTACTCCACTCTTCGTCTCTACCCGGGTTTAGCACGGCTCCTCCCGCGGCCGCCGGAGACTCGGCATAGTTTATTCCTTGTCCTCCGTACCAAGAACCTTATCTAACCGCTTATCGTCACGACTCACTCGATGCCAAGAGCCTCAGTGTAACAGCAAGCATGCTCGAGCCCATCATAGGATTCACCAAGCTAATTAATCAAACGTAACAATTAATGTCGATCCGTGCTCAGGTATTCTTCTCACCATGGCTTCACCATGATATAAACCTCCTCTCTCAGCTGGAGGAAACACCTTCTtcactcatctcatctcctcatcactcTCTCACAATGAAGtccaccaccgccatcgTGGCCCTCGCCGCCGCCGTCCACGCATCGCCTCTCTCCAAAAGACAGGACAACAAAGTCCCCGACGTCTGGGAGAACAAAGACACTCTGTGCAAAGGCTGGGTCCTCAACACGCCAGAGGAAGCCGACACGCTCTGGACAATGAAAACTAAAGCCGGCGATCACCTAGATTACTTCCTGCGTGAACAATGGGGTATGTTTCACTTCCATTTCACAATACAATAACTGACCAACAGAACACCAAAATAACTGGCTTATCAACCTCGAGGACCGAGTCTATGCCGGCACAGATGGAAAGTCTGGCGCCGCTGGCTGCAGTGGTCTCGATCATGAATGCAGTCCCATGAACAACATGGAGTGCACGGAGCAATATGAGAAGTTCGGTACCGACGACCCCCTTAGCAAGACGTCGTACTGGATATTCCAGGCTGCTAAGGGCATGCactccaagttcaaggcactcaagaccaagatcacTGAAAAGACTATCATCAGCAGTCTCAGAATCGGTCAGATGGTCTCCGACTTTGGCGGAAACGAGGACGATACTGGCGATATGGTCAAATGGCTGGCTTCAGCTAGTGCAATTGGCGGTGCTCTCAGCGGTCTATCTGCAAACGTACGTATTCTGTCTCCCTGTCTAAACAGCCAACTAATCTCAGCAGCCTGGCTTCGGAGTAGGCCTATACCTCTTTGGCGGTATCTTCTCCGCCTTCGGCAACCTCAAGCAAGAGGAGATCGACCAGGGCAGTATCTCAGCTGGTTTGGCCGATCTATTCGAAGCAGCCGTCGACCGGCTCGATGAAACCATGCGCATTGTCATGGGCGGCGGCACAGAGGAACAGTACAATGCACTCAAGACGTCCAACCCGGATCCCTACAAGCTTCCCGTTGCAAACTTCTTCAACGGCGggttttttcttcttaacGATAACTCGGAGGCTGTTCAGCTTGCGCTTAACTCCGTCTACGGGAACATCCAGCCTAAGGTCGCCAACAACGTCATGAAGGCTGCGCAGTTCCACCTCGTTGCTGATAAGCGCCGCACAAGCCGTGAGGACTGCGGTTACGAAACAGGTCGTCAGTGGATGGCTCTTCGAGAAGGTGAAGAGTACTGTTTCTACATTATGCGTCATGATCCCAAGCCTAACCGTGTTGGAGACTGGGCTGAGGTCTCTGGTGAGGTGTATGACAAGATGGCTAGCTATGGGCTTGGGAACAGGGAGGTCTACTACCGTGCTATTCTGGACTGTGCGCTTAGTCCCAATGACAATGTTGACTTGGGGAGCTTGGTTGGTGGCGAGATTCCGACTTGCTACTTTGATCTTCCTGCTGTGTACGTTGATAAGGATCGAGAGGTCGGATGCGGTGATCCATTCAGCACTGCTGAGTGTGATTACATCAGTGCCACAAAGATTGAGTAGAAACAGTATTATTGGACAGTTATTATTCATTTTGTGTATATGTATCGCTTGTATTCTAAGATTATGTATTACcatctaattaaatatccTATGTCTATGATATGCTGCCTTGATCCATGTGAAATGAGATCAGAAATATATGGTGTATCTTAAGATGCCCCTCTTAAGATCTCCTCTTAGGCTTCCAATTCAAGCCCTCTTCACGCCACTTCCTCTCGGCACCCTGAACAACCAGTAGAAGCCCAAAGCAGCAGCACAGTTAACAAAGATGTACACCCAGAGAAGTCCGTAGTGCCACCATCGATCATCATAGTCGATGTTGAACCGATGCAAGAACTCCTCTGTTGTAGCAAGCGAGCAATACTTGCAGACATCAGTAGACGCGCGATCAAGGAGGTAACCAACAGCCTCCTTTATGAAAGGACCCATGTAGTCGCCGCAGGTCATGTTTCCAGGAACAGCCATTTGCAGAATCTCGTTATCTGCGCACTTGACGTTGGAGCCCCAGACACAAGTTGACATGATACCGCCAACGATGTAGGTCGCTGGTGAGACACGATACATGAAGGTCCAGAACTTGGGGATGTCCTTGTAAGCGACACCAACACTGTGAAAGTCAGTACATGCGTGATGAATCGAGGGAGAGGTGACTTACCCGCAGAACGAAATGGAAAGCATCCACAACAAGGTCGCAATGACACCAGCCTCTTCAGCAGTAGCGATGCAAACGATGGCGGCGTGAGAGAAGGTACTGGTGAAGAGCATGAACATCCAGAGATACAAGAAGACAAGGAAGCCTCGGATGGCTTGGTCGTCGGAAGTTGTGTTGCGGACGAAGCCGACAGGGTAGTACCAGGTGAAGTAGATTATGACAGCCATGAAGGTGTTCCAAGCTGCTtcgacgatgatgttggaCAAGATGTATGCTGCGAATGGTTAGATGATGTAAGGAAGTGAAATGGCGAGGACTTACTGTTCCAGCGGTAGATCTTGGATGGTCGCTCACGGACTTCGTATAGATCGCGCTGAGGCAGAAACATGGGCATGATCTGGTCGCTAAGACTCTGGAAGAGAACCATATACATGAAGATAGCGTAAAGCTGGTTCTGCAAGCCTTGAATAGtattcttggcttcaaacGTGAATCCGATGTAAAGAGACTGTACAGGTTAGCCAATGTCTTGTCATAGCCAACTCAAACATACCGATAAGACGATCAGTGCGATCTTGGACCAGATATAAGTAGGTGATCTCCAGAAATGCTTCCAAGTCCTGATCAACACCTCGCGGAACTGCGTCGAGAACGAAGCCACAAACTCCTTATGCTGCGACGCATCACCGTTTTCCAAAGCACTCATCGCTGTTCCCCGTGTAGAAGGCAGAGAGTTAAGTCGTGAAAGTTCCTGTTTGACTTCTTGGAACTCGGGTGAGTCTCTCCAGATCTGGTGCCAGTTGAtcttctcggcttcttcgtcgttgGAGGGTTTGATGATCTCGAGCATGTACTCTGCGGGGTTGGCGTCTTCGGGACAAGGCGGGGCGCCGTTCCGTTCGAAGTACTTGAGCAGGGTTTGGGATTGCTCGCCGAGGTCTGTGGATGTCAGTGAGGTTCAATTGGGGTGATGGGGAACGTACCGCCGAAGTAAACTGTCTTTCCACCAGGAGCGAGAAGCAACAGGCGGTCAAATCTCTGGAACAGCATCGCAGAAGGCTGATGAATGGTACATAACACCGCCTGTCCACTAGCCGTAAGCTTCTCAATGAGATCGCAAATCGCCCAACTAGTCTGTGAGTCCAATCCACTAGTCGGCTCGtccaaaaacaccaacaacTGCGGTCTAGCAGCCAACTCAACACCAATCGtcaatctcttcctctgctcAACGTTCAAACCCTCACCAGGCGTTCCGATAACAGCATCTGAAAACTCCTGCATATCCAGCATGTCGATGACGTCCTCCACATACGCGAGTTTGTCAGCGCGGGAGATTTCGGCGGATTGGCGGAGAAGCGCGCTGAACTCTAGGGCTTCGCGGACCGTCATTGTTGTAAGGTGGAGATCCTGCTGTTGGACGTAGCCGACGCGGTGTTGGAAGGAGGAGTCGGTTGCGAGGCCGTCGATGTGGGTGTTTCCGGAGACGACGCCCATTGTTACGCGGGTTGCGAGGACGTCGAGAAGGGTTGTTTTGCCAGCGCCAGACACGCCCTGAAGAGTAAGCTGAGATGTATAGAAGCGGTAGAAGGAAGGGGATGTACCATTAAAGCTGTTGATTTACCGGGCTTGACCCATCCGTCAACGTGATCCAGTAATCGACGGTCCTTACCCTTGATCTGGATATCGTAGCAGAGATCTTCCCAGTGAAACACAGAAGCACCGGCCGTAAGTCCACTGGAAGGGTTGTTGTTAACCTTCTCAGCGACGACAGGTCGATCTGTAGCTTGAGTCTCGACATCGTCCTTATCCTTCTCAAAGTTGGAAGGCATGCGACCCTTGCGGAAGACGAGAACTTCGCCCTTGTTCCTGGGAGGCTTTGCGTGCTCAGCTGCGATGATGTACAGGATGAGGAAACCgaagagaaagccaagaaggataCCGATGTTTCTGTGAGTAGTCAGTATATGTCGTACAAGAGAAAAGGTGATGCATACCGCCATTTGTTAGAGTTGTAGTACTTGAAGGACATGTTGATATACCTATCGCCATCGACCACAGACGATCCAGGCTCGGCACCAACAACAGAGCAAATGCGAGAATCGGCGGGAAGGTCATCGTAGCCTGGACCCTGAGGAACCATACCCGCACAGGCAAACTTTCGATTATGGAACTCACTCGCCATCAACGCCTCAAAGGCATAAGCCAGAGGATTGATGTAGTTCATCCATCTCGACCATCCAAGCATGTAATCCGTCGGCATAGTAAAGCCCGTGTAAATCATAAGTCCAAGACTCAGAATCGACACGGGAATCATTGCTTGATGCGTCGTGCGGGTGACGCATGCGAGGGTACGGTAGATACACGACATGACGAGCGTGGTGAGGTACGAAGtgaggcagaagaagaagaaatgtcCTGCGTCGCGGCGGAGATGGGCCATGAAGTAGATCAGCAAATTGAAGATGATCATGTTGACGGTTTTGTAGGGCAGGTCGATGATGTAACTGGCGATGGCCTGCGCAGATTGATGGTAGAACGCATAGCGGTTATGTTTCTCAACAACAGGTCGTTCGGCGTAAACAGTGAGGACCTAAGCTGTTAGTAAATCTCCTCACGATGCAAAGACGACATACCTCAAGCTGACTCGCAAAAGCATTAAACAACAGCGCAAAAAAGATCAGTCCACCACGATAGTAAAAACTCGAACTATCATCCTTCAAATCATAAAACATCGTCCCCAACACAAGCgccatgatgaggttgaataTCAACGACGCGATAGTAAACCCTGGATCAGCCAACAACCGCCTCCAGCCTCTCCAAAGGGTAAGTTTAACCTGCGCAGCGTACGAGATGGTATAAGGAGACTTGGCGCGCTGGTTCTTGAATTGTTCTGCCCGGCGAGAGGATTTATATTCTTCGAGACGTAATGAGGGCGGGTGGTTTGCTTCGTAGGCGGCGATTTCGTGGAGGAGGGCTTTGCGCTGGGGACTGGATTGCCAGCGGGATGCGAATTCTTGAGGTGTTCGAGGCGCGGAGGATTCGAAGCCTGGCCTTACACGGCGTTCTTGGGGGCTGGTCATCGAGGTGAGGAAGTCGGGTGTTGTTTGACGATCGGGGCCTGGATTGTTAGCGCAAGACATAGATGTTTGTTGGGGGAGGACGTACACTCGAAGCCGAGGTTCTCAAAGTATTGCTTCGCTTCGTTGATGCGGCCGAAGAAGATCTGATGGCCCTCGTACAGCACCGTAACACGATCAAATAACTATCCTCGTTAGTATCCATGTCTGGAGCTTCATCAGGGCACTTACATCGTACGCAGACTGCGGCGCCTGATAAATCGCCACCGCAGCAGCAACACCCACCAGATCAGCCTGCAATCTCAAATTCCTGCAAAAATTAATCGCATTCCCACTGTCCAGTCCTCTCGTCGTATTATCCCAGCACTGCAACTTTGCGCCCGTGAGCGCAGCCTCGGCGATACTAACGCGCTTCCGCTCACCACCGCTCACACCGCGTACAAAGTCGCTGCCAACACGGGTATCGACCGTGTGGCTGATGCCGAAGATGGCCATCATGACATCGCGCATCATGGTGTCGGCTTGAGAACGGGTTACGCCGCCGGGGACGTGCCGCGGTGAGTGCGCGGATGAGGCGAAGGAGAGGGTCTCGCCGACGGTGAGATGGGCAAGATGGCAGTCGATTTCGGCGTTGTAGAGGACATCGCCGCGGAATGAACGACGAATACTCTTTTCATCGATACCTAACCTTGTTAAGACCGTCCATGAGGAGATGGGAGTGACATACCTCGAAAGTTCATGTAGGAGTCAGGTCCAACTTCGAGACCAGCTGTCTCACCAGCAATAGTCTTCAACAGCGTCGAGCATCCTGAACCTGGTGgtccaagaacaagcaacagctctccttcatcaacaacaccctcGAAATTCCTCAGAATATCAACCCGTCGCTTCTTTGCACCACCCACCAAACCAGCAAGATACTTGACAACATCAATAGGATAATCAACAATAGTCTTCTGATGTTCCGCGCCAGTGCCCCAGCCGTAAACATTCAAGTTCTTAAACGCCACGCCCAAACTTCTTGACGGCGCAGCTCCAGCGTCTGACTCGACTAGTCTCACAAAAGCTTTTACCCAAGCTCTTGGATCAAAGGTTGGTGAGTTGGGGTCTAGCTTTGTGCCGGGCTGAGGTGAGAAGGCGTGGAGTTCTGTGCCCGCTGTTGTTGAGACGCGGGAGAGTTGACGGGCGAGATTGCTGATGTTTTGGGTTATGTCGTGCTGAGGTTCTTCTGTTGGTGTAGCGGCTGTTGAGTCGGAGTGTTGGTCGTCGTGTTTGCTGCGAGAGGACATTGTCCTCGAGAGTAGTGCTGTCATTTTTGATGAATTTGTTTGAGTAAGATTGACTCAATTGAGAAAGAGATCAAATCGACTCAATCGAGACAAGGAGATCTATTTAAGCTAAAGGCATAGCATGCGGTTCAGTTATGCTTATGTACGTGCATCAATCAAGATCCAAGACCGGCAGATGAATAGCGTAGAATTAGACCGATTGAATCACTCGGTCTTTTCCAGAACATAACGAACGGAGTCGGGAG
Proteins encoded in this window:
- a CDS encoding Bli-4-like alcohol dehydrogenase, with protein sequence MFWSKEQDFNPKNMPSLEEKVILVTGATAGLGKESVLQFAHHDPSRIYLCGRNLQKAQLAAQDIQHAVPSASIRVLPLDLCSFASVKEAARIVLSESERLDILMLNAGTMFVPLDRTADGYEIQFGTNHMGHALLTKLLIPLLDKTTRIPGSDVRVVSLASHGHVYLNKGGINYDTLKTDGESIGLYQCYYQSKLANILWARQLAKKYPRLTVSAIDPGLVNTELLVKATGMVWYLYAVVRCMLITPVSKGARNQLWASVGNGVVSGEYYEPVGKHGLATEEGRDDELAEKLWEWTERELATVLE
- a CDS encoding probable ABC1 transport protein, with translation MTALLSRTMSSRSKHDDQHSDSTAATPTEEPQHDITQNISNLARQLSRVSTTAGTELHAFSPQPGTKLDPNSPTFDPRAWVKAFVRLVESDAGAAPSRSLGVAFKNLNVYGWGTGAEHQKTIVDYPIDVVKYLAGLVGGAKKRRVDILRNFEGVVDEGELLLVLGPPGSGCSTLLKTIAGETAGLEVGPDSYMNFRGIDEKSIRRSFRGDVLYNAEIDCHLAHLTVGETLSFASSAHSPRHVPGGVTRSQADTMMRDVMMAIFGISHTVDTRVGSDFVRGVSGGERKRVSIAEAALTGAKLQCWDNTTRGLDSGNAINFCRNLRLQADLVGVAAAVAIYQAPQSAYDLFDRVTVLYEGHQIFFGRINEAKQYFENLGFECPDRQTTPDFLTSMTSPQERRVRPGFESSAPRTPQEFASRWQSSPQRKALLHEIAAYEANHPPSLRLEEYKSSRRAEQFKNQRAKSPYTISYAAQVKLTLWRGWRRLLADPGFTIASLIFNLIMALVLGTMFYDLKDDSSSFYYRGGLIFFALLFNAFASQLEVLTVYAERPVVEKHNRYAFYHQSAQAIASYIIDLPYKTVNMIIFNLLIYFMAHLRRDAGHFFFFCLTSYLTTLVMSCIYRTLACVTRTTHQAMIPVSILSLGLMIYTGFTMPTDYMLGWSRWMNYINPLAYAFEALMASEFHNRKFACAGMVPQGPGYDDLPADSRICSVVGAEPGSSVVDGDRYINMSFKYYNSNKWRNIGILLGFLFGFLILYIIAAEHAKPPRNKGEVLVFRKGRMPSNFEKDKDDVETQATDRPVVAEKVNNNPSSGLTAGASVFHWEDLCYDIQIKGKDRRLLDHVDGWVKPGKSTALMGVSGAGKTTLLDVLATRVTMGVVSGNTHIDGLATDSSFQHRVGYVQQQDLHLTTMTVREALEFSALLRQSAEISRADKLAYVEDVIDMLDMQEFSDAVIGTPGEGLNVEQRKRLTIGVELAARPQLLVFLDEPTSGLDSQTSWAICDLIEKLTASGQAVLCTIHQPSAMLFQRFDRLLLLAPGGKTVYFGDLGEQSQTLLKYFERNGAPPCPEDANPAEYMLEIIKPSNDEEAEKINWHQIWRDSPEFQEVKQELSRLNSLPSTRGTAMSALENGDASQHKEFVASFSTQFREVLIRTWKHFWRSPTYIWSKIALIVLSSLYIGFTFEAKNTIQGLQNQLYAIFMYMVLFQSLSDQIMPMFLPQRDLYEVRERPSKIYRWNTYILSNIIVEAAWNTFMAVIIYFTWYYPVGFVRNTTSDDQAIRGFLVFLYLWMFMLFTSTFSHAAIVCIATAEEAGVIATLLWMLSISFCGVGVAYKDIPKFWTFMYRVSPATYIVGGIMSTCVWGSNVKCADNEILQMAVPGNMTCGDYMGPFIKEAVGYLLDRASTDVCKYCSLATTEEFLHRFNIDYDDRWWHYGLLWVYIFVNCAAALGFYWLFRVPRGSGVKRA